The genome window GCCGCCCTCGAGTCGCGGGCCGTCCGGCGCCGGTACCGGGCCGGGAGCGTGGTCTTCTGCCAGGGGGAGCCGGGCACGAGGTGCTACGCGATCATGTCCGGTGCGGTCAAGGTCAGTGCGTTCAACCCGGATGGGAAGGAGGCGGTCCTCGCCGTCCTGGGACCGGGCGACGTGTTCGGGGAGCTCGCCCTCTTCGACGAAGCACCCCGTTCGGCCGACGCGCTCGTGATCGAGACGGCCGAGCTGCTCTCCCTGGACCGCGACGACGTGACGGCGGCCATCGAGCAGTACCCCCAGGTCTCCCTCGCCCTGTTGCGCATACTCAGCCGGCGGCTGCGCCGGGCCAACGAGGCCCTCCAGGACGCAGCGTTCTTCGACGTCGCCGGGCGCGTGGCGCGCCGGCTGGCCGACCTCGCCGACGAGCACGGGGCACCGGGCCCGGAGGGGACGGCGATCACCGTGCCGATCTCGCAGGAGAGCCTGGCCAGCATGGTCGGCGCGACGCGCGAGAGCGTGAACAAGGCGCTCGCCAACCTCGGGCGCCGTGGACTCGTCTCTCGCCGCGGACGAAGCTACGTCGTCCCGGACACCCAGGCGCTGCGCTCGCGGGCCCGCTGATCAGCCCAGCGGCACGTCGTCGTGAAGCGGGGCGTCGACGACGGGGAGCAGCATCCGCGACCGTCCCGGCCCCGTGTGGACGGTGACGACAGAGGTGCCGAAGCTCACGTGGTGGGGCCCGGCGGTGGACACCTCGAGCGAGAGCCTGTCCCCGGCCGGCACCCAGTGCGCCATCGTGAAGCAGGACATGGGGAGGCTCATCTCCTGCCCCGGGATCACAGGCGCGACGGTGGTCACGCCGTGCCGGAGCTGGGGTTGGATGGCGCACGTGCTCATGTGGTCGCGCGCCCCCTCGGCGTCGATGCGGTACAGGGTGGCGACGAGGTGGGTGACCTGGCTGCTCACGACCGACGCGTTGAGGGTTAGGGAAGGGAGACCGAGCAGGACGGTGTCGCGGGGCACGGGGTCCGACGTGAACCGGGCGAACCCGCGGCCGAGGTTCGTGGCCACGGCCTCGGCCGTCGTCGCGAACACCACCTGGCCCGCCTGAGGGCCGGGGCCGAGCGTCCGGTCCGCGGACAGGCCCAGCTCGAGCCGCCGGGAAGGGGGGCCCCATGACCCGGGGGTGACGACCTTGGCCTCCCCATGGGGGGGGCGTCCGGGCGGGCCCGCGGCACGACCGTTGAGGAACGCCTCAACGGCGGGACCCGTGTCCACGTCCCGCTGCTTCAGATGACGGTCGAACCAGGCGTGCAGGGCGTACTGGAACTGGGCGAACCGGCACGTCGGGTGCGTCCGTCGCCGGCCCAGGGTGTCCACGCAGGCCGTGACGCTCCCGCCGTGGTCCCACTGTCCGATCCAGACCTTGTCTCCCGGCCGCACGTGGCGACGGGCGAAGAACCATTCAGCGGCGGGTATCCGGGCCGCGTTGTCGTTCACGCCGTGGATCATGAACACCGGGATATCGACGTCCGACGCCTGCGCGGTCCAGTCCCGCTGCGCGTGCCACAGCTCGTACTGTCCGGTGACCTGTCCGGACCCCGCCAGCAGCGCGGTGCTCGTCCAGCCGCACCCCGTCTGCGGGTTCGGGGCGGCTCCCCAGTTGTCGCCCGTCCCCCCTCCGCCGGTCACCGGCACCGGCGGTGACCCGGGAGGGAGGTCGCGTTGAAGGGCGAGGGACGGGTAGGCCGCCATCGGGCCCACGTACTGCAGGTTGTACGGGACCCCTCTCTGGAACTGGTGGTCGTACATCGACGCCAGGCCCGCGCTCGGGACGATCGTGACCAGCCCGCGGGGACGCTGGGCGGCTGCGACCGTCGGCGTCGACCCCACGTAGCTGTGTCCGGTCATCCCGACCCGCCCGCTCGACCACGGCTGCAGAGCTGCCCACTCCACGATCTCGTAGAGGTCGCGCGCGTCGCGGGGGCCGAGGTGGTCGAGGCAGCCGGTGGACCGGCCCGTGCCGCGGAGGTCCACCATGACGACCGCGTAGCCGCGGGGGGCGAAGTA of Actinomycetota bacterium contains these proteins:
- a CDS encoding CocE/NonD family hydrolase, which gives rise to MKLRIRPAVAALVVVAAALTGSDAAAQPADHVAMRGQLSTPDHPHVVRGTQHVEMSDGTRLYVEVVRPDPGIHGDGPWPVILEASPYHGTLAGRIGDRIFPDPRSPNGQPLGLTGYFAPRGYAVVMVDLRGTGRSTGCLDHLGPRDARDLYEIVEWAALQPWSSGRVGMTGHSYVGSTPTVAAAQRPRGLVTIVPSAGLASMYDHQFQRGVPYNLQYVGPMAAYPSLALQRDLPPGSPPVPVTGGGGTGDNWGAAPNPQTGCGWTSTALLAGSGQVTGQYELWHAQRDWTAQASDVDIPVFMIHGVNDNAARIPAAEWFFARRHVRPGDKVWIGQWDHGGSVTACVDTLGRRRTHPTCRFAQFQYALHAWFDRHLKQRDVDTGPAVEAFLNGRAAGPPGRPPHGEAKVVTPGSWGPPSRRLELGLSADRTLGPGPQAGQVVFATTAEAVATNLGRGFARFTSDPVPRDTVLLGLPSLTLNASVVSSQVTHLVATLYRIDAEGARDHMSTCAIQPQLRHGVTTVAPVIPGQEMSLPMSCFTMAHWVPAGDRLSLEVSTAGPHHVSFGTSVVTVHTGPGRSRMLLPVVDAPLHDDVPLG
- a CDS encoding Crp/Fnr family transcriptional regulator; protein product: MSSLGGTPLFAGLGADALAALESRAVRRRYRAGSVVFCQGEPGTRCYAIMSGAVKVSAFNPDGKEAVLAVLGPGDVFGELALFDEAPRSADALVIETAELLSLDRDDVTAAIEQYPQVSLALLRILSRRLRRANEALQDAAFFDVAGRVARRLADLADEHGAPGPEGTAITVPISQESLASMVGATRESVNKALANLGRRGLVSRRGRSYVVPDTQALRSRAR